TACTGGAAGTAAAGGACAGAAGTATTCACCCGGAAATTATTACTCATGCAAATCCGTCTTCTATTGCAGGTGTTAAATGGTTAGACGATAATTCTGGTTTTTTTTATGTGTATTATCCTGTAGTTGATCCAAAATCTCAGCTATTTGCTAAAAACACGCAACTCGTACTATATAAAGTAGGAGAAAATCCCAATTTAAGAAAAGATGTATTTTCAAGGAAAAATAATCCTGAACTAAATATAGCAACAGAAAAATACCCGGGTATTTTAGCATTTAACTCTGATGATCAATATTACATTGGAATGCTAGTGGATGCTGAAGATTACAGGGATACTTTTATTATAAATAAAGACGATTTTTTTAAAAACAGAAAAAGTTGGAAAGCTTTATATAAAAAGGAGGATAAAGTATTTTATGTTCGTTTAGTGGGAGATGAAATTTATTTCCTTTCTGGATATAATTCTCCTAATTTTAAATTATGTAAAACGAATGTACAAAATCCAGATTTTAAAAACCCTGAAGTTTTAGTCGCTGAATTTAAGGATGAAGTTCTTAAAAGTTATGTTATTACGAAGGATGGAATTTATTATACTACAACAAAGAATGGTGTTGAAGCTAAATTGTATCTATATAAGAGAGGAAAACAAAAGTTTATAGAACTTCCTTATGTAAGTGGAAGTATAAATTTGCAATCAAAGGGAAATAATTTTTCTGAATTGTGGGTTAGTTGTTCAGGTTGGGCAAATGATGAACAAAGGTACAGATACGACCTTAAGAACAATTTATTTACACTGGAAAATTTGGTTCCTATAACTTATTATCCTGAATTTAAAGATATAATTGTAGAAGAAATTACCGTAAAATCTCACGATAATCAAGATATTCCATTATCTCTTATTTATAATAAAAAATTAAAGAAAGACGGAAAATCTCCGATGTTAATTTATGGATATGGAGCTTATGGCGAATCAATTCGGCCTTTTTTTGCAAGAAGTTATTTGCTTTGGGCGAACCAAGGTGGTATAATGGCTATAGCACACGTTAGAGGAGGTGGAGAAAAAGGAGAGAAATGGCATTTAGATGGGCGAAAAATCAATAAGCCCAACTCTTGGAAGGATTTAATATCATGTACAGAATATATGATTAATCAAAAATATACATCCCCTGATAAAATAGCAGTTTGGGGACAAAGTGCTGGAGGTATCCTTGTTGGAAGAGCAATTACCGAAAGACCGGATTTATTTAAAACTGCAATTATTGAAGTTGGTACACTCAATACTTTAAGAAGCAAATTAAATGGAGTTGGAGGCACTGATGCCGATGAGTTTGGAAATATAGACGATCCAGAAGGTTTTAAAAGTTTATTGAAAATGGATGCATACCATCATATTAAGAAGAATATCAAGTACCCGTCAACCTTATTAATTACTGGTATGAATGATACAAGAGTGGCACCATGGCAATCAATAAAATTTGCAGCAAAATTAAATGCAAATAAGAAATCGAATAATCCAGTATTGTTAAAAGTGAATCAAAATTCTGGTCACGGAATAGAAGACCCGGTTTATAAAATTCATGAAAGAAATTCGTTAATTTATGCTTTCGCTTTTTGGCAGCTAGGTCATCCAGACTATCAACCAGTAGAAGAGATAAAAAAATAAATGCCACAATTTCCCTATTCATTTTTTGACCAATATGTGGTCCGCACACCTCACTATTCAAATAAAGAATTTCTAGAAAATTCAAGTAAGAGGTTTTTTAGTGATGAAGAATTGATAGAAATCTGTAAACGGCCTTCTTTTCAGGAATCTATTTACCTGGCATCTCCAAATCTTTATGAAGAAATTAATCAATGGCTCGATTCAGGGAAAAAGCTTGCGCCTAAAAAACAAGATAAACTGAAAAGTACTGTAATAAAATATTATGGTCGTATGAGTACACGATGTACGCCATTCGGTTTGTTTTCAGGTATAGGGTTGGGTGAATTTAAACATACTGTTAAAAAGCATGATGGAGGAACGAAAATTCGTCAAACTAATTTAGATATGTATTTCTTGGTTGCATTAGCTGATTATTTAGTTAACGTGCCAGAAATTAAAAGTAAGCTTTTATTCTTTCCTAACAACAGTATTCATATAATTGGAAATAAAATTCGCTTTATTGAATACGAGTTTCGTAATGGAAAAAGAGATTATATAATATCATCGGCCCCACTTTCTGACGAACTTAAGAAAGTATTATATTACGTAAAGGAAGGACGAACAATTATTGAAATTGCAGAAATACTAATTGAAGAGGATATAACCATAACAGAGGCTATCGGTTTTGTTGAAGAACTTATTGAAAACCAGGTTTTAATAAGTGAAATAGATCCTAATGTTTCCGGGAATGATTTTTTAGATGAACTAATTTCTGTACTTGATAAAATTGGGGCAAAAGTTGAAATTGGGGTTTTGACATCTATTAAAGATAAGTTGAGTGGCTTAGATGATTGTTTTGGAAATCACATTGGCGTTTATAGTGAGATTGAAAACCTGATCAAAAGTTTTGGAATAGAATACGAAAACAAATATCTTTTTCAGACTGATATGTATTTTTCAGATCAATTTGCATTGCCGGTCTTTTGGAAAAAAGAACTTAAAGAAACAATCAGTTTTCTAAATAAGATCTCTTTGAAAAATAATGATACTAATTTTGATAGGTTTAAAAAAGCATTTTATAATAGATTTGAAAGTGAGGAGATTCCATTATTATATGCTCTGGATACAGAAATTGGTATAGGGTATTTGCAAAATGCCAGTGCCAAAGGAGTGCATCCTTATTTAGATGATCTGGTAATTCCTGAAGAAAAAAGGAAGTCAGAGTTGAATGCCAAGTTCAACCCTGTTCAGGTTATTTTAAACAAAAAAGTTCAGGAAAGCATCCTAACAAATAGTTATGCGATTAAGCTTTCCGACCAAGATTTCGAGGGCTTTGATGAAAATTGGGGAGATTTACCAGACACTATCTCCTTCATGGCTGAAATAATAGTTGCTGAAGATCAGGAAAAATTATACATATCCAGTAGTGGAGGTGCGAGTGCAGCTAACTTGCTGGGCAGGTTTTGTTCAGAAAAATCGGATATAAAAAATTTAACGAAAGCAATTGCTGAAAAAGAATCAGAATTAAATAAGAATGTTATTCATGCAGAGATTATTCATTTGCCAGAAGCAAGGATAGGAAATGTGATTAGAAGACCATCTTTACGAGAATATGAAATTCCTTATCTGGCACAATCCACTTTACCTATAGAGAATCAGATTTTTATTGATGATTTATATATTTCTTTTAAGAATAATAGGATTGTCTTGCGTTCTAAAAAATTAAATAAAGAAGTTATGCCTTATCTGAGCAATGCACATAATTATTCTGCTCATTCTTTACCTGTTTATCATTTTTTATCCGATCTTAATGCCCAGGATCGTAGAGTTGGTATATATTTCAATTGGGGGGATTTAAAAAAAATCTATTATTTCCTTCCAAGAGTAGAGTACAAGAATAGCATTCTCTCTAAGGCCCAATGGCGTATTACGGATGAGCATATAATTGACGTGAGCCAGTTAATTAGTGATGAAGAATTGTTTTTACAGAGCTTAAAAGAGTGGAGAGAAATTCGAAAAATTCCTAACTGGATACGGTGGGTTAAGTCAGACAATACTTTGACTTTAAACCTGGATAATTACGAAATGGCCAAGCTTTTTGTACAAACAATAAAAAGCAAAAAATCAATATTCATTGAGGAGTTTTTATATGATGCTGATGATTTTAGTCATCAGTTTATATTTCCTCTTTATAGGAATCAATAGATGGAAACTGAAACTATAAGAAAATTTACTCCTGGTAATGAATGGATATACTTTAAAATCTATACCGGAATAAAAACAGCAGATTATATTTTAGATGAAGCAATCAAGCCTTTAGCTGATTATCTTCTACAAAGCAATATCATTTCAAAATGGTTTTTTATCAGATATCATGATCCTCAATCACATATACGGGTTAGATTTAAATTAAATAGTGCTGGAGGCTATGATGAAATTTTAAAAAAAATAAACAAAAGTCTAGAGGATTATACGGTGAGTGGAGAAATCTCTAATATTCTCATTGATACTTATAGTAGGGAGATTGAAAGGTACGGTGAACATACTATTGAAGACGCAGAAACCTTATTCTCTTTCAATAGTAGTTTAGTTTTGGATTGTTTATATATGGATGATGAAGAGAAAATTTTATTAAGTCTTTTTCATATTGATAAAACATTGGATATGCTTCATCTTTCTGTTGAGGAAAAACTTAGTTGGCTTAAAGACTATAATTATGCATTTAAGAAAGAATTTAATTCTGATAAAAGCCTCAATAGCCAGCTGGATAAAAAATACAGAGAAATTAAGCCTAGATTAATTGACTACTTTCTTTCAGATAATTATAGAACAATAAGAAATAGGATTGTTTATAGTATTACTAACAGTAGCCAAGTATTTGACAATATTAATCAATCCGTAGAGTTTAAGGGGCAAAGTTTTTTTCAAAGTATATTCCATATGAACATTAATAGACTTTTTGCTTCCGATCAAAGAATATTTGAAATGATTATATATGATTATTTACACAGATATTATAAAAGTATTCTTTTTACAAATAGACCAAATTAGTAATCTTTGTTGATTACGGTCGAATGTTAGTTAAAGCGTTTTGAAAGCCAGGTGTTTAGATTGATCTTTTGAAAGATTAATCTTCGGGTTATGAATTATTCTTATTTTTGTGATAAGAGGCTTTACTAATTTATTTCTATCAAAGATCACAAATATTATAAATATTATTAAAATGAAAATAAAACTGGTAATTATCGTATTGTTCTTTATCAATACCATGTCAGCACAAAAAATATACTTTTCAGCAAAGGCTGCAAATGATTCCTTAATTCTCGAAAAAAATATTTCAGATTTTGCTGCCAAGTCAGTTGGGAAATATGAAAAATCTAAAGGATTAGATTCTTTGGAAAAGCAACTGAAATTGGAAATTTTAGCAGGTCGTTTTAAAAACGCCGTTACAACTATTGGGAAATACAGAAATGTTTTTGCAAACAGTAAATATGCCTGTACCAGATTTGTTAACTATGAAATATATGCTTTAGCTAAAGATATTGAAAAAAATGAAAGAGCGGTTTTTCCAAAAGCACTGGAAAAAGCTTTTAATATTAAATATGCTGAGCTTCCTGAAAAATATTCATTCCGGGTGGCTGAAATCTTTAGTGAAGATATTCCATTACAGAGAACAAAATTGAAAAAAGGCTTGATGGCACTGAAGAATGATAGTATTGCGAATGCGGCAGCATTGGGGCTTGCTATGAGTTACCTGGATCTAAAGGTTTCTTCTCAAATTCAATCTAAAGTGACAGACCTTTTAATTTTAAAAGATAAAGAAAGATATACGATTGAGTCATTTAATTTAAAAACAAGCGGTGGGGGCAATGTTGAAATAACAATTATGCGTAGGAAAGGGAATGAAAAACCTTTGCCGGTTATTCTTACCAATAATATCTATGCCGGAAAATATGATTATGCTGTTGGAAAAAGAGCTGTAGCATACGATTATGTCGGAGTGGTTGTAAATACGCGTGGGAAGAGAAATAGTCCGGATGAAATAGAGCCTTTCGAGCATGAATCGCATGATCTTTATGATGTAGTCGACTGGATCAGTAAACAGCCGTGGTGTAACGGAAAAGTTGGGATGATTGGTGGTAGTTACTTAGGCTTCAGTCAGTGGGGAGCCGTGAAAAAACTACATCCAGCGCTAAAAACAATTGTACCTCAGGTTTCCGTAGGAATTGGAATTGATTATCCGATGACTAATAATGTATTTATGAGCTATATGCTGCAATGGATAGCATATGTCACTAACAACAAATTAACAGATGAATCTGATTTCCGGAATTTTGCAAAATGGGATTCTATTAATACAGCTTGGTATAAAAGCGGAAAGTCCTTTAGAGCTCTTAATTCTGTAAAAGGTATAAGAGATAAAATTTTTCAAAGATGGCTGGACCATCCAAGCTACGATAAATTTTGGAAAGATATGGTCCCTTACAAAGAAGATTTTTCAAAAATTAATATTCCTGTTCTTACCACAACGGGGTTTTATGATGACGATCAGCTTGGAGCGATGTACTATTTCCGGGAACATCTTAAATATAATAAAAATGCCAATCACTATGTTGTAATGGGGCCTTACGATCATGGAGGAGCTCAAAGTTATGGTGTAAATATATTAAGAGGATATAAAGTAGATCCTGTGGCTAGAATCAATATAAGCGATCTCGCTTTCTCTTGGTTTGATTATATTCTGAAAGACGGGATGAAACCTGAACTTTTAAAAGACAAGATAAATATTCAAATAATGGACACTAATGAGTGGCTCCATGTACCTGCCTTAGAAAAATCGCATAATAGTAAACTAAAGCTTTATTTCACAAAAAAAGAAAATGAACAATTGGTTTTGACTAAAGATAAACCTGGTGTATTGAATTCAACAAAACAAACAGTTGATTTTAAAAATAGAGACGATAAAGATGTATATTTTAAAGTAGGAAAAAGTGATAGTATAAAGATAAATAATTCTCTTGTTTATCAGACAGAGGTATTGGATAAAGATCTTATTATTAGTGGTGCATTTAATGCACAGATAAAAGCGGCTCTGAATAAAAAAGATATGGATATTACAATATCCTTAATCCAGATAAAGCCAGATAATAAAATATTCTTTTTATCCGACTTTCTTGGAAGGGCCAGCTACGCTGAAAACAGAGAAAAAAGACGTCTTCTTGAGCCTGGAAAAATTGAAACCATTCCGGTCGTAAATTCGATGTTTGTTAGTAAAAAAATACCTAAAGGAAGTAAATTGGTTGTAATTTTAGGAGTAAACAAGAATTCAGCATATCAGGTCAATTATGGTACTGGAAAGGATGTAAGTGAAGAAACAATTGATGATGCTACAGAACCATTGAATATTGAATGGTATAATGATAGTTATATAGAAATTCCAACTATCGAAAAGTAGAGTTATTTATATAAAAGTGATAAATTTTAAATTTTGTTTTATTGCTTTATTTAGTGAATTTTTTAATTATAATTCAATAATCTACATTTTTTTTTATTTAAAAGTAAAATTTGCTACAGGAAACATATATTTGGTGTAAACTCAAATAAACTTAAAAAATCATAAAGTTTTCATAAAGTTTTACAAATAAATAAAAATGTTTTTGTTTTTATAAATATTGTTGTACTTTTACATCGCCTTGAATGAGGGAACAAGTCAAGGTAATAAATTTTTTTTCATCATTTGTGTTTTTAGAATCGTATCGCCTGATACGATTCTTTTTTATTGTTCATAATTCAACAGTAAATCAATGAAATAGGAATAGGTTACGGAGCCTTCCTGTTGATTGCTTTGTAAAAATAAATTATTCGTAAAACCAAAGAAGTCATCAAGCCATCCCTGATGTTTTAAAATAAAGCTCTTTTCATATAAGCGATCCCTTTTCATCCCAGAAGAATAATTTTTTATTACTGCTTTTGCAAACGCAGGGTCTTCCTCTGCAATAAACCTTAAAAGACTTTTTAATGTAAAATATTCAGTGCTGTATCGCAAATCTGAATTTTTAGAGTTAATACCAACCAGATATCCGATGAAGTTGGCTTCTTGCTCTCTTGCGAATCCTAATTGATGGGAAGTTTCATGGGCTAGAGTAAATGGAATAAACGAAGAGGGAAGCTTGGAATTGTATTGTGCTTCTGCAGTAAATGGATTATAGTACCCTAGGATGCCTGTGAAATTCATTATATCCTTGAATAAACTCGGTTTGATTGAATTTACTGCCGTTACTTTTTTATCTGAAATGTACTGGGGAAGCATTAATTGCTGCGAAAGAATTTCTTTTTGAATGATTTTTGAATTACGGATCACAAAGATTCCGTTTTTATCCTCGGACACAAGTTGTCGGGTAGATTTACATTTTTCAAGATATATCAAAGCCAGCCTTCTGGCTTTTTCTATATTGGGTCTTTCCTGATTTCTTAATTTTTTAATAATCGGGGTCTGAAAATATAGCATTCCCCATGAAACCTGATAAGAAAAATAAAAGAGATTAATCAGTACTAAAAATTTTAGTAAGGAACTATTTCTCTTTTTCCTGTTGAAAAGCTGGAAAATAAGGTATAGACAGACAATGCCCAGTAGGACGTATAAAACATCTCCAAATGAGAAAGGGATCCATGAGAATATAATCTGATGAAATACCTTTTGTAGTTCAAAAAACTTTTCAAAAACAGAAATGAATAATTGTGATTTTGAAAACGCAAAAAACAAAAAGAATTGGGCAAGTAATATACCTGCCCAAAATCTTTTTTTCTTATATGTATGTATATTTTTAGTGTCCACTACCTTTTGAAATTTTGTCAAGATCAATTCCCTGAGATCTTAAGATTCCACTTACACGGATTGCATAGAATGCCAGATAAGCAAAGCAGATTACACCTACAATATAACTGAAATGAATAGAGGTGAGGTCGGCTACATAACCTTGAATAATACTTACTATTCCCCCTCCCATAATCATCATGATCAGGTATCCGGAACCTTGGTTTGTATGCTTACCAAGACCATTGATAGCCAAAGCGAAAATACAAGGCCAGAGTGTTGAACAGAATAATCCTACGCTTGTGAAGGCATATACTGAAACCATTCCTGTAGTAAACATTCCTATTAATAAAGCGGTAATTCCTGCGCAGGAAAATATAAGAAGCATCCTGGCTGGATTTCCCTTACTCAGAATGTCACAGATGATCATTGCTATGATAATAAACGCATAAACATAAAAATGATTGAGATCGTGTTTTGCGATTGCATTTACTAGTAAAAATACACCAAAAGCTAAATAAGGAGCTAGAAATCGTAAAATCTTTTTAAATCCGGCACTCAGATCAAAAGCTTCAACAGCACCGGTCCAACGACCAATCATTAGAGAAGCCCAATATAAAGATATGTAAGGAGCAACATCTTTTGTTGCAAAACCTAAATGTTTCTCCATATAAGCAGGTAAGTTACTCGCTGTAGAAACTTCTACACCCACGTAAACAAAAATAGCGATCATTCCAAGTACCAGCTGTGGATATTGAAAAGCTGATTTTCTATGTTCTCCCGGAACAGCGTCATCTGTGTCTTCTAAATTGGTTGGAGTAACTGCTGGAAGAGAGGAGAATTTAAGCATGATTGCAACTAAAACAAAGGCCACTCCTAATATTAAATAAGGCGTTTTTACACTTTCTATGCTCGCTTCTGTATTGGCAGCAGCGGCAGATCCGAAAATAGCAAAAGAAACAATCAGTGGTCCAATTGTAGTTCCCAGGTTATTGATTCCTCCTGCCATTGTTAACCTTTGTGATCCGGTTTCAGTAGGTCCTACCTCAATTGCCAATGGGTTGGCTACGATTTGTTGTAAAGAAAAACCTAATCCAACAATAAACAAACCTGATATCATCAGTGGGAACGATCCCAAATTGGCTGCTGGATAAAATAATAGGGTTCCAGCGGCAGAAATAAGAAGCCCGGCAATTAATCCATTTTTGTATCCGATTCTGTTAACCAGGTCTTGCTTAATACCTTTAGAAATAACCATATAAATTAAAGAACCGACAGTATAGGCGACATAAAAACAGATCTGCACCAGCATACTTTCGGTTTGACTTAAGTTAAAAGCTTTTTGGAAGACTGGGATCAAAATATCATTACTTGCTGCAACAAATCCCCAGAAAAAAAATACAGTGACTAATGGGATAAACTGTCCCCAATTAGTTTGTTTAGAATAATTCGACATGTTTGTTAAAGATTTCTTAATAACAAATATAATTATTTCTTTTAAATAGAGCGTTCTAGCAAGGTTTTTTTTATTTCGTTAAAAGCTTGCGTTTTCATATCCTTTTGAGATGCCGAAGGCTCCATAATATCATTGAAATAAACCTTTACTTTACCGGGGTGGCCTTTAGAATTATCGAAGGGAAACATTTCTTTCAAGCCAATAAAAGTAAAGACTGCTATCGGAGACTGATGTTTTGTAGATAAGGTAAAAGGTCCGTCTTTGAATTCGTCCAGAAGAATAGACGTGTCGTCAGGCACACCGCCTTCCGGAAAAATAACAATACTATTTCCCTCTTCCATTTTTTCAGCACATCTTCTATAAACATCTGCACGGCTTCTGGCACTACTTCGGTCTACCATAACGCAGATCCTTTTATAGATGGTGCCGAAAATAGGAATTTTCACTAACTCCTTTTTTCCTACATAACAAAGAGGGTGATGTGGAAATAGAATGCATGGAAGCATAATATCCATTATAGAGGTATGGTTGGAAATAACTACATATTGTTTTTTTCTGTCAATCTTTTTATCCGTAAGATTAATCAGCTCATAGCGAAGCCCCATACCATAAAACATTCCGTAACACCAAAAGCGGATAAACTGATAGGCATATCTGTAGTGTTTTTTGCTAAAGGATAAAATATAAACAGGTATTCCAAAAATGATCGTTAAAAAAAAGGCTAATATCAGAAGCCAGAATCTCCACAAATAATTTAAAATCTTTACCACAAACTAACCATTAAAAATTACTTTCTTCTTGACAGAATAATTAAGAATTGAAACCAATAAAATCGCAGCGATCTTACTCAGAATTTCTGGACTCAAGGTATAAAAAATTAAATTGATATTATCTTTAAATACAAAGCTGTAAAATATTTGAAAGAAACTAAGGCTGAGTAGTGTTGAAATAAAAGAGATAATCATAAAATAGGCAAATTCTTTTCTTTTTGAATGTTTTCCTCTTTCAAAAACAAACCAGATGCTTAAAAAATAATTGCTGATAATTCCGCAGCAGGTAGAAAAAATATTACTCAATGGATAATGGATTCCATGAAAATTTGTTTCCGAATGCAAAAATTGAGGAAGATATGTGCTGAAGATCTTAAAACTTCCTATCTCCATAACAGCACTGAGTCCTCCTGCTATTATGAAGAACAATATTTGTTTCTGACGTAGTATTAATTCTCTCATCGAATTTATCTGATGTGCAAATTTATAACTATATGTTAAACAGTAAAAAAAGATGTTAAATATTTTTTTTAAATCAAAAATAGTTCTAAATTTAATTTCAGAAGTAAATAAAAAGTACCTGATAATAAATTCATTTTCAGCCAGTTGTGTTGATGGTTTTTTCTATCTTGTAATGCCCGATTGAAAGCATTCTCCACAAATTTATAACCCAATTTATAACAATATTTGTATGAAAAGTCAAAACAAATACAGAAAATTCCAGCTCCAACAGAAAAATATTGAAGCTCTTGAGAAGGAGAATTCCCGTTTCAGGAGAGTATATTCTGAATATGAAAATATGTCTGATGAGCTTTGGAGTCTTGAAAACTCCAAGGGTGAACAGGTGCCAGATGATTTTATCAATGCGATGATGTTACAGGCTTCTTATCTGGAAGATGAAATTCAGGACTGGCTGATACAGTTCAATGAAAAAAAAGATGATATAAAACATTAGTTATACCAGTCACGTTGTGGCTTCTTTGTGAAGCTATTTAGAGATAAAATTCATAATTTAGCATCCTTAAACTAAAATGTAATATATGGTTGCTATTGTTGATGGCGGTTCTACCAAATGTGATTGGGTAATTTTAGATGACTTTAAAAAGGTCTTTATGAAGACGGAGACTATTGGTTTTAATCCCAATAATATTGCCGCAGAACTTATTGTACCCGAAATTGAAAAAAACATCAACCTTAGTGCTGTTAAAAACTCGATAACAAAGGTTTTTTTCTATGGTTCAGGATGTGGTATCCCTGAAAACTGTGCGACTATCGAAAGAGAATTGGGTAAATTTTTTACTAAAGCTGATGTTTTAGCAAAAGAAGACCTGATGGCTGCTGCGTATGCCGCTTATACTGGAAAGCCTGCTATTGTTTGCATTCTGGGAACGGGATCCAATTCTTGTTACTTTGACGGAGAAAATCTAAAAATAAAGCTTCCGTCTCTGGGATTTCTTATTGGAGATGAAGGTAGCGGAAGTGCTATTGGGAAACAATTGGTACGTCGCTTTTTCATGCAGAAACTTCCTCAGGACCTACATATAGAATTTGAGGAAATCTATCAGTTAACAATTGAGGAGGCATTAAAAAATATGTACCATACCTCAAGGCCAAATGCTTATTTGGCTAATTTCAATAAATTCGTTGTAGAACGGAAGGATCACCCATACTTTCAAAAAATGGTTTTCGAGGAGATGAGAAATT
The sequence above is drawn from the Chryseobacterium daecheongense genome and encodes:
- a CDS encoding prolyl oligopeptidase family serine peptidase, whose translation is MKFRIFIIITFVSNFLYSQASLAPSIPVTDSYYGATVIDEYRNLENLNDDRTKQWINAQNIYTDSVLNKVPNKNYYLDKRLELEKRQGYFISDLKIISNNKYFYLKRNGDEKYAKLYYKDGFDGKEEMLYDPSNFISSTKSEEEHEFIINLISPSWDGSRVAISLSEKGKEISEIIILEVKDRSIHPEIITHANPSSIAGVKWLDDNSGFFYVYYPVVDPKSQLFAKNTQLVLYKVGENPNLRKDVFSRKNNPELNIATEKYPGILAFNSDDQYYIGMLVDAEDYRDTFIINKDDFFKNRKSWKALYKKEDKVFYVRLVGDEIYFLSGYNSPNFKLCKTNVQNPDFKNPEVLVAEFKDEVLKSYVITKDGIYYTTTKNGVEAKLYLYKRGKQKFIELPYVSGSINLQSKGNNFSELWVSCSGWANDEQRYRYDLKNNLFTLENLVPITYYPEFKDIIVEEITVKSHDNQDIPLSLIYNKKLKKDGKSPMLIYGYGAYGESIRPFFARSYLLWANQGGIMAIAHVRGGGEKGEKWHLDGRKINKPNSWKDLISCTEYMINQKYTSPDKIAVWGQSAGGILVGRAITERPDLFKTAIIEVGTLNTLRSKLNGVGGTDADEFGNIDDPEGFKSLLKMDAYHHIKKNIKYPSTLLITGMNDTRVAPWQSIKFAAKLNANKKSNNPVLLKVNQNSGHGIEDPVYKIHERNSLIYAFAFWQLGHPDYQPVEEIKK
- a CDS encoding lantibiotic dehydratase family protein; amino-acid sequence: MPQFPYSFFDQYVVRTPHYSNKEFLENSSKRFFSDEELIEICKRPSFQESIYLASPNLYEEINQWLDSGKKLAPKKQDKLKSTVIKYYGRMSTRCTPFGLFSGIGLGEFKHTVKKHDGGTKIRQTNLDMYFLVALADYLVNVPEIKSKLLFFPNNSIHIIGNKIRFIEYEFRNGKRDYIISSAPLSDELKKVLYYVKEGRTIIEIAEILIEEDITITEAIGFVEELIENQVLISEIDPNVSGNDFLDELISVLDKIGAKVEIGVLTSIKDKLSGLDDCFGNHIGVYSEIENLIKSFGIEYENKYLFQTDMYFSDQFALPVFWKKELKETISFLNKISLKNNDTNFDRFKKAFYNRFESEEIPLLYALDTEIGIGYLQNASAKGVHPYLDDLVIPEEKRKSELNAKFNPVQVILNKKVQESILTNSYAIKLSDQDFEGFDENWGDLPDTISFMAEIIVAEDQEKLYISSSGGASAANLLGRFCSEKSDIKNLTKAIAEKESELNKNVIHAEIIHLPEARIGNVIRRPSLREYEIPYLAQSTLPIENQIFIDDLYISFKNNRIVLRSKKLNKEVMPYLSNAHNYSAHSLPVYHFLSDLNAQDRRVGIYFNWGDLKKIYYFLPRVEYKNSILSKAQWRITDEHIIDVSQLISDEELFLQSLKEWREIRKIPNWIRWVKSDNTLTLNLDNYEMAKLFVQTIKSKKSIFIEEFLYDADDFSHQFIFPLYRNQ
- a CDS encoding thiopeptide-type bacteriocin biosynthesis protein, yielding METETIRKFTPGNEWIYFKIYTGIKTADYILDEAIKPLADYLLQSNIISKWFFIRYHDPQSHIRVRFKLNSAGGYDEILKKINKSLEDYTVSGEISNILIDTYSREIERYGEHTIEDAETLFSFNSSLVLDCLYMDDEEKILLSLFHIDKTLDMLHLSVEEKLSWLKDYNYAFKKEFNSDKSLNSQLDKKYREIKPRLIDYFLSDNYRTIRNRIVYSITNSSQVFDNINQSVEFKGQSFFQSIFHMNINRLFASDQRIFEMIIYDYLHRYYKSILFTNRPN
- a CDS encoding CocE/NonD family hydrolase; this translates as MKIKLVIIVLFFINTMSAQKIYFSAKAANDSLILEKNISDFAAKSVGKYEKSKGLDSLEKQLKLEILAGRFKNAVTTIGKYRNVFANSKYACTRFVNYEIYALAKDIEKNERAVFPKALEKAFNIKYAELPEKYSFRVAEIFSEDIPLQRTKLKKGLMALKNDSIANAAALGLAMSYLDLKVSSQIQSKVTDLLILKDKERYTIESFNLKTSGGGNVEITIMRRKGNEKPLPVILTNNIYAGKYDYAVGKRAVAYDYVGVVVNTRGKRNSPDEIEPFEHESHDLYDVVDWISKQPWCNGKVGMIGGSYLGFSQWGAVKKLHPALKTIVPQVSVGIGIDYPMTNNVFMSYMLQWIAYVTNNKLTDESDFRNFAKWDSINTAWYKSGKSFRALNSVKGIRDKIFQRWLDHPSYDKFWKDMVPYKEDFSKINIPVLTTTGFYDDDQLGAMYYFREHLKYNKNANHYVVMGPYDHGGAQSYGVNILRGYKVDPVARINISDLAFSWFDYILKDGMKPELLKDKINIQIMDTNEWLHVPALEKSHNSKLKLYFTKKENEQLVLTKDKPGVLNSTKQTVDFKNRDDKDVYFKVGKSDSIKINNSLVYQTEVLDKDLIISGAFNAQIKAALNKKDMDITISLIQIKPDNKIFFLSDFLGRASYAENREKRRLLEPGKIETIPVVNSMFVSKKIPKGSKLVVILGVNKNSAYQVNYGTGKDVSEETIDDATEPLNIEWYNDSYIEIPTIEK
- a CDS encoding DUF3810 domain-containing protein codes for the protein MDTKNIHTYKKKRFWAGILLAQFFLFFAFSKSQLFISVFEKFFELQKVFHQIIFSWIPFSFGDVLYVLLGIVCLYLIFQLFNRKKRNSSLLKFLVLINLFYFSYQVSWGMLYFQTPIIKKLRNQERPNIEKARRLALIYLEKCKSTRQLVSEDKNGIFVIRNSKIIQKEILSQQLMLPQYISDKKVTAVNSIKPSLFKDIMNFTGILGYYNPFTAEAQYNSKLPSSFIPFTLAHETSHQLGFAREQEANFIGYLVGINSKNSDLRYSTEYFTLKSLLRFIAEEDPAFAKAVIKNYSSGMKRDRLYEKSFILKHQGWLDDFFGFTNNLFLQSNQQEGSVTYSYFIDLLLNYEQ
- a CDS encoding MFS transporter, whose product is MSNYSKQTNWGQFIPLVTVFFFWGFVAASNDILIPVFQKAFNLSQTESMLVQICFYVAYTVGSLIYMVISKGIKQDLVNRIGYKNGLIAGLLISAAGTLLFYPAANLGSFPLMISGLFIVGLGFSLQQIVANPLAIEVGPTETGSQRLTMAGGINNLGTTIGPLIVSFAIFGSAAAANTEASIESVKTPYLILGVAFVLVAIMLKFSSLPAVTPTNLEDTDDAVPGEHRKSAFQYPQLVLGMIAIFVYVGVEVSTASNLPAYMEKHLGFATKDVAPYISLYWASLMIGRWTGAVEAFDLSAGFKKILRFLAPYLAFGVFLLVNAIAKHDLNHFYVYAFIIIAMIICDILSKGNPARMLLIFSCAGITALLIGMFTTGMVSVYAFTSVGLFCSTLWPCIFALAINGLGKHTNQGSGYLIMMIMGGGIVSIIQGYVADLTSIHFSYIVGVICFAYLAFYAIRVSGILRSQGIDLDKISKGSGH